A single Desulfonauticus submarinus DNA region contains:
- a CDS encoding FliI/YscN family ATPase, translating into MDLKSCLNFLEDITLASIYGRVSKVVGLVVEGQGIKASLGSTCEILSDGKILPAEVVGFKDDRVLFMPYGDIRGISPGSLIKNSAHPPVIPVSEDLLGRTIDAFGHFLDNGSEITPKSFYPLYNSPPSPLDRPRITEPLDVGIRAINGLLTLGKGQRVGIMAGSGVGKSTLMGMIARYTKADVNVIALVGERGREVREFIEKDLGPDGLSRSVLVVATSDQSPLIRMRAAYAATSVAEFFRDQGKDVLLMMDSVTRFAMAAREVGLAAGEPPTTRGYTPTVFTHLPRLLERAGTSAKGTITGIYTVLVEGDDFNEPVADAVRSILDGHIVLTRELADQGHYPSIDVLKSISRLRTDVTPKEIVHAGQKVLSFLSTYKRVEDMLNIGAYAKGSNPEIDKAVELIGPITKFLQQPVEERSTLEESFLALKSILSQEKDKSSV; encoded by the coding sequence GTGGACTTGAAATCTTGCCTAAATTTTTTAGAAGATATTACTCTTGCTTCAATTTATGGTCGCGTTAGCAAGGTTGTTGGTTTAGTAGTAGAAGGACAAGGGATTAAGGCCTCTTTGGGTTCAACATGTGAGATTTTATCTGATGGGAAAATCCTACCAGCAGAAGTTGTTGGTTTTAAAGATGATAGAGTTTTATTTATGCCATATGGAGATATAAGAGGAATTTCTCCTGGTAGCTTAATTAAAAATTCTGCGCATCCACCTGTTATTCCTGTTAGTGAGGACTTATTAGGCAGAACAATTGATGCCTTTGGCCATTTTTTAGACAATGGCTCAGAAATTACTCCTAAAAGTTTTTATCCCCTTTATAATAGCCCACCATCTCCTTTAGATCGACCTCGGATTACTGAACCTTTAGATGTAGGCATTAGAGCCATAAATGGACTTCTTACTTTAGGTAAGGGGCAGCGTGTTGGTATTATGGCGGGCTCAGGAGTAGGTAAAAGTACTTTAATGGGAATGATTGCTAGGTATACAAAAGCAGATGTCAATGTAATTGCCTTGGTTGGAGAACGAGGTAGAGAGGTTAGAGAGTTTATAGAAAAAGATTTGGGTCCTGATGGACTGAGCCGTTCTGTATTAGTAGTAGCTACTTCAGATCAAAGTCCTCTTATTAGAATGAGAGCAGCATATGCAGCTACAAGTGTAGCAGAATTTTTTCGAGATCAAGGAAAAGATGTGTTATTAATGATGGATTCTGTTACTAGATTTGCTATGGCTGCTAGAGAAGTGGGATTGGCAGCAGGAGAACCTCCTACTACTAGAGGATACACTCCTACAGTATTTACCCATTTACCTAGACTTTTGGAGAGAGCAGGCACCTCTGCTAAAGGAACTATAACAGGTATATATACTGTTTTAGTAGAGGGAGATGACTTTAACGAACCAGTTGCAGATGCTGTTCGTTCTATCCTAGATGGGCATATTGTGTTGACCAGAGAGCTTGCTGATCAAGGGCATTATCCTTCAATTGATGTGTTAAAGAGTATTAGTAGATTAAGAACAGACGTTACGCCTAAAGAGATAGTTCATGCTGGACAGAAGGTCTTATCTTTTTTATCTACTTATAAGAGAGTAGAAGACATGTTAAATATTGGCGCTTATGCTAAAGGTAGTAATCCTGAAATAGATAAGGCTGTAGAACTTATAGGTCCTATTACTAAATTTTTACAGCAACCTGTTGAGGAACGCTCTACCCTTGAAGAAAGCTTTTTGGCATTAAAGTCTATACTTTCTCAGGAAAAAGATAAATCTTCTGTTTAA